In a single window of the Cucumis melo cultivar AY chromosome 11, USDA_Cmelo_AY_1.0, whole genome shotgun sequence genome:
- the LOC103498816 gene encoding transcription factor DUO1-like encodes MEDRRSQSHEVLRKGPWKLEEDEVLLNHVNRFGPRDWSSIRSKGLLQRTGKSCRLRWVNKLRPNLKNGCKFTAEEEKMVIELQAQFGNKWAKIATYLPGRTDNDVKNFWSSRQKRLARLLQTSPAPSKLQRSAKKETPVDFDIPTMEAPKLSSASEGESSSRPMLCLSSCRADYVEPVNMFCSLPDSYWPKLLGFGQDFLQPEFNSFQTSIKFEQQSNFHTQSLSSTFSSQGLHDPNFDVFLETLDVSQLTNEVQFPSGLQFYEPIGCCSSHDDVRENVDNPESFFSEFPADIFEHIEPPPSSPEN; translated from the exons ATGGAAGACAGAAGATCACAATCACATGAAGTTTTAAGGAAAGGACCATGGAAACTCGAAGAAGATGAAGTACTTTTGAACCATGTTAACCGTTTCGGCCCCAGAGACTGGAGCTCCATTCGATCCAAAGGCCTTCTTCAGCGGACTGGCAAGTCCTGCCGTCTTCGTTGGGTTAATAAACTCAGACCCAACTTGAAAAA TGGGTGCAAATTCACAGCAGAGGAGGAAAAAATGGTGATAGAATTGCAAGCGCAGTTTGGGAACAAATGGGCGAAGATAGCGACTTACTTGCCGGGCCGGACCGATAATGATGTAAAGAATTTTTGGAGTAGTAGGCAAAAGAGATTGGCTAGGCTTCTGCAGACATCACCTGCTCCATCCAAATTGCAAAGAAGTGCTAAAAAGGAAACGCCAGTCGATTTTGATATTCCCACCATGGAG GCACCAAAGCTGAGCTCTGCATCAGAGGGAGAGTCATCCTCAAGGCCAATGTTGTGTTTGTCGTCTTGCCGTGCCGATTATGTTGAACCTGTTAATATGTTCTGCTCGTTGCCAGATTCGTACTGGCCCAAATTACTCGGTTTTGGCCAAGACTTTCTTCAACCTGAATTCAACTCGTTTCAGACCTCAATCAAATTCGAACAACAAAGCAATTTCCACACTCAGTCACTAAGTTCAACATTTTCATCTCAAGGACTCCATGATCCCAACTTTGATGTTTTTCTTGAAACATTGGATGTTTCTCAATTAACTAACGAAGTTCAATTTCCATCTGGGCTGCAATTCTACGAACCGATAGGATGTTGCTCAAGTCATGATGATGTAAGGGAGAACGTCGACAACCCGGAAAGCTTCTTCAGTGAGTTTCCTGCTGACATATTTGAACATATAGAGCCGCCTCCGAGCTCACCGGAAAACTGA